In Schizosaccharomyces osmophilus chromosome 2, complete sequence, the following proteins share a genomic window:
- the cox9 gene encoding cytochrome c oxidase subunit VIIa — MAVGPVTGLFKRQIIVDFSTILGLGTAGGLVWWYGYHKPAFKQRDEYYKKLAAEKLSE, encoded by the exons atggCTGTCGGACCTGTTACTGgacttttcaaaag ACAAATTATCGTTGACTTTTCTACGATTCTTGGTTTAGGAACCGCTGGTGGCTTGGTGTGGTGGTACGGTTACCACAAGCCTGCCTTCAAGCAACGTGATGAGTATTACAAGAAACTTGCTGCAGAAAAGCTTTCCGAATAA
- the taf8 gene encoding transcription factor TFIID complex subunit 8 — METILYNILQHNGFDGITKAAERMFLDAIDKHIRALFYELAIHTQLGKHNEPTTQDVAHWLNLNNIPVSSLHKELHTVYKPLSQEFIENLEETIHKSADIPDRFKSSLDSSMISHLLGSLAVSQNRPSYVANHLPPFPASHTYLASPVYPVRPTSPRRIRELATKESRLAENALRKILDANQPQVLNSPRQAAFAKASQDLELDSKSFHIVNWESQKWNTPR; from the exons ATGGAAACTATACTATACAATATTCTTCAGCACAATGGGTTTGACGGAATAACGAAAGCGGCTGAACGAATGTTTTTGGATGCAATCGACAAAC ACATCAGGGCTTTATTTTACGAACTAGCAATCCACACACAACTTGGAAAACATAATGAACCTACTACTCAAGACGTTGCGCATTGGTTGAATTTGAATAATATACCTGTATCAAGCCTTCATAAAGAGTTGCATACAGTATACAAGCCATTATCACAAGAATTCATTGAAAATCTGGAAGAAACGATTCACAAGTCCGCTGATATACCGGATCGCTTTAAATCATCACTGGACTCTAGCATGATATCTCACTTGCTTGGGTCTTTGGCTGTTTCTCAAAACCGACCTAGTTATGTAGCAAACCATTTGCCCCCGTTTCCTGCCTCTCACACGTATTTAGCTAGCCCCGTGTACCCAGTAAGACCTACGTCTCCCAGACGGATACGAGAACTGGCTACGAAAGAATCTCGTTTAGCTGAAAATGCTTTGCGGAAGATTCTAGATGCCAATCAACCTCAGGTTCTGAATTCACCTCGACAAGCCGCTTTTGCAAAGGCGAGCCAAGATTTGGAGTTGGATAGCAAATCTTTTCACATTGTCAATTGGGAATCACAGAAATGGAATACTCCAAGATAA
- the rxt3 gene encoding transcriptional regulatory protein Rxt3 has product MENRQSSHTASEEEHQEPSHEDSMHSTPKPEKVGFSVLSIGSILENPQSPKSPEGVESRQNDIKSTHTEAVPMATSTPTSSENSSPTASNHSEKKTKVEKEEENQKENQEHFQQFGGTGEPTATLPSHPDAALSSLAIAGSAPWPYSSPAYEDSQNLDGESQIPYAYPHIPVRQFVSPPIDIDNSALDGFLERCVSSEKEPVGQFVYTPWFELPLMYNAIGKFIRIEIDAKWLNAAINPRLGKRELWGTDVYTDDSDIVTMLAHCGYFSLFKPLTKIAVVDLFILPPLLGYKGTRKNQIESRSWTSRQDGLSIKVKNQEWKSPEPSVFENTMHNMTLEQRLQARLELSRSSVFKI; this is encoded by the exons ATGGAAAATCGACAGTCGAGCCATACTGCTAG tgaagaagaacatCAAGAACCCAGTCATGAGGACAGCATGCACAGTACACCAAAACCAGAGAAGGTAGGATTCTCAGTATTATCCATTGGCTCTATCCTTGAAAACCCGCAAAGCCCCAAAAGTCCCGAGGGAGTTGAATCTCGTCAAAATGATATTAAATCTACTCATACAGAAGCAGTGCCAATGGCTACATCAACACCGACGTCGTCAGAGAATTCCTCCCCAACGGCTAGCAATCattcagaaaaaaagaccaaagtagaaaaagaagaggagaatcagaaagaaaatcaagaacACTTCCAGCAATTCGGTGGTACTGGAGAGCCAACAGCAACTCTTCCCTCCCATCCGGATGCAGCATTAAGTTCCTTAGCAATAGCAGGGTCCGCGCCATGGCCGTATTCAAGTCCAGCGTATGAAGATTCTCAGAATTTAGATGGTGAAAGTCAAATACCTTACGCATATCCACATATTCCTGTTCGACAATTTGTTTCCCCGCCCATAGACATTGACAATTCCGCCCTTGATGGCTTTCTGGAACGATGCGTATCATCGGAAAAGGAACCCGTTGGACAATTCGTCTATACTCCATGGTTTGAGTTGCCTTTAATGTACAATGCCATCGGAAAATTCATCCGAATAGAAATTGATGCGAAATGGTTGAATGCTGCGATTAATCCACGCCTAGGCAAACGTGAACTATGGGGAACGGATGTGTATACGGATGACTCAGATATAGTCACCATGTTGGCACATTGCGGGTACTTTTCTCTCTTCAAACCTTTAACGAAGATCGCTGTTGTGGACTTGTTTATTCTGCCGCCATTACTGGGTTACAAAGGAACTAGGAAAAACCAAATTGAAAGCAGAAGCTGGACTTCTCGACAAGATGGTTTAAGTATTAAAGTGAAAAACCAAGAGTGGAAGTCTCCCGAACCTTcggtttttgaaaatactATGCATAATATGACTTTAGAACAACGCTTACAAGCTCGACTTGAACTTTCCCGTTCCTCTGTCTTTAAGATATAA
- the erm1 gene encoding ER metallopeptidase Erm1 codes for MTSPSRGCQVLRKHGVSSLFLFALIVLMTQIVSYFHNSLISPVDSLYKPDGTPQLSEKAIMRHVKELSENIGYRILGTVEQDRARRYIMDEVLAIQKNLENSPLSNTHEIEVYYESGDGAHLFDFMNKYVIKKYHGLKNIAVRLSNGTDASKEEAVLVNAHIDSTLPSPGATDDALAVGILLENLRILSSQPTPLTNSVVFLFNDAEESLQDASHMFITQSVLKDSVKYVVNLEACGTTGAEILFQATSDEMIKAYSHVPRPFATVLADDVFRTGIIISDTDFRQFVQYGNLTGLDMAVVQNSYLYHTKKDRALYISPGTAQQFGGNILAILQYLTSHEANMNNLATSDTVYFSIFNRLFFMYSSTTGRILNAAVGGLGIYLAIRGSDSIVLPFLFQLLTVFSAFLFPNIWAYVFGNVLNKGMSWFRNENWPLLIYLPVIIASIISSSWINKKSEYQTFKATILVFSLMTFIPLPSAYLATLIDFFMILALVINDFVFRKQKEVHLLSYVIGSIGSLTVGLEASITMLDIFVPLTGRIGIEKVADNIISTICTCCFFISFPLLSPWIQRIRSPCFIKFGFLLSILVALSSSYILGGQDTYYDALHPRRVFVQHMENITSNEFSLHIATADSAPGFDKLVSNVASKISEEPAVKTEVNDWNSDWDTVYPFSQFLGSYRIPLNEESNFEHKPRLSFSNKVVENGVANVTVTVDYPGLIWTVLSFDADLISWSLPELPKYVRRHHIREVSAYGINSYSFNMSYVDEPIFFDFVGLDAIGHYPSKFEEGEHRPSMRMCSSLNEVYLPEWIDALCMGVVSAAFELD; via the coding sequence ATGACTTCGCCATCCCGCGGTTGCCAAGTATTGAGGAAACATGGAGTCTCCTCtctatttttgtttgcacTAATAGTGCTCATGACTCAGATTGTGTCCTACTTTCACAATTCCTTAATATCCCCAGTCGACAGTCTTTACAAGCCTGACGGTACTCCTCAACTATCAGAGAAAGCAATAATGAGACATGTGAAGGAGCTTTCTGAAAATATAGGTTATCGAATTCTTGGTACAGTTGAACAGGATCGCGCTCGTCGATATATCATGGACGAGGTTTTAGCCATCCAGAAGAATTTGGAGAATAGTCCTCTCTCAAACACTCatgaaattgaagtttACTATGAGTCAGGCGATGGTGCtcatctttttgattttatgaACAAATATGTGATAAAAAAGTACCACGGTTTGAAGAATATCGCTGTTCGTCTCAGTAACGGAACTGATGCTTCCAAAGAGGAAGCCGTTTTAGTCAATGCTCACATTGATTCTACTTTACCTAGTCCTGGCGCTACCGATGATGCCCTAGCCGTGGGTAtccttttggaaaacctGCGTATTCTTTCCTCTCAGCCCACGCCTTTGACAAACTCGGTCGTTTTCCTCTTTAACGATGCTGAAGAATCTTTGCAGGATGCTTCTCATATGTTTATCACTCAAAGCGTCCTTAAGGACTCCGTGAAATACGTCGTCAATCTCGAGGCTTGTGGAACTACCGGTGCAGAAATACTGTTTCAAGCTACAAGTGATGAAATGATTAAAGCATACTCTCATGTGCCACGTCCGTTTGCTACTGTTTTAGCTGATGATGTTTTTCGTACTGGCATTATCATAAGTGACACAGACTTTCGCCAATTTGTCCAATACGGAAATCTTACTGGATTAGATATGGCAGTTGTTCAAAACAGCTACCTGTACCATACAAAGAAGGATAGAGCCCTCTATATCAGCCCTGGTACTGCTCAACAGTTTGGCGGAAACATTCTTGCTATTCTCCAATACTTAACGTCACACGAAGCTAACATGAACAATCTGGCTACTTCTGATACCGTTTACTTTTCGATTTTCAACCggcttttcttcatgtATTCAAGCACGACTGGTCGAATTTTGAATGCTGCTGTAGGTGGGTTGGGAATTTATCTTGCTATAAGGGGATCTGATTCTATAGTTTTACCCTTTTTGTTCCAGCTTCTTACGGTGTTTAGCGCATTCCTTTTCCCCAACATTTGGGCGTACGTATTTGGCAATGTCCTAAACAAAGGGATGAGTTGGTTCCGTAACGAGAATTGGCctttattaatttatttgcCTGTGATTATTGCTTCTATCATATCTTCCTCTTGgataaacaagaaatcaGAGTATCAAACCTTTAAAGCCACCATCTtggtattttctttgatgacATTCATTCCATTGCCCTCCGCTTATCTTGCTACGCTTATAGACTTTTTCATGATCCTCGCCCTTGTAATTAAcgactttgtttttaggAAACAGAAAGAAGTTCACCTTTTGAGTTACGTAATTGGATCAATTGGGTCTTTGACTGTTGGTCTTGAAGCCAGTATTACAATGCTTGATATCTTTGTACCTCTCACTGGCCGTATTGGAATCGAAAAGGTTGCCGATAATATTATTAGTACTATTTGCACTTgctgtttctttattagCTTCCCTCTCCTTTCGCCATGGATCCAACGTATACGTTCTCCTTGCTTTATAAAGTTTGGTTTTCTATTGTCTATACTAGTAGCTTTAAGTAGCTCTTACATTCTAGGTGGACAAGACACTTACTATGATGCTTTACATCCCCGACGAGTTTTCGTTCAACATATGGAAAACATTACATCAAATGAGTTTTCTTTACATATTGCCACTGCTGATTCTGCTCCAGGATTTGACAAACTTGTATCTAACGTGGCTAGTAAAATCTCCGAGGAACCAGCTGTTAAAACGGAAGTTAACGATTGGAATTCTGATTGGGATACAGTGTATCCTTTCAGTCAGTTCCTTGGATCGTATCGCATTCCCttaaatgaagaatctAACTTTGAACACAAACCACGTTTGTCTTTCTCAAACAAGGTGGTAGAAAATGGAGTTGCTAATGTTACGGTGACAGTTGATTATCCTGGTTTGATCTGGACAGTTCTATCTTTTGATGCAGACTTAATATCTTGGTCTTTGCCGGAACTACCAAAATATGTGCGTAGACACCATATCCGTGAAGTGAGCGCCTACGGTATCAATTCGTATTCCTTTAATATGAGCTATGTCGATGAACCAATCTTTTTCGATTTTGTTGGTCTCGATGCTATAGGGCACTATCCCTCGAAATTTGAGGAAGGTGAACATCGTCCTAGTATGCGCATGTGTTCCAGTCTAAATGAAGTTTACTTGCCAGAATGGATTGACGCTCTTTGTATGGGCGTCGTATCGGCTGCATTTGAGTTGGattaa
- a CDS encoding Schizosaccharomyces specific protein — MGSTPEAKRAESQENKSQPTSLQYMCMKQYMCEKAEDDSNKVVCLTVHRFFRKIRGGLEEVQPLNGLVGLEVE, encoded by the exons ATGGGATCTACTCCTGAGGCGAAAAGGGCCGAATCACAGGAAAACAAGAGTCAACCCACTAGTCTTCAATATATGTGCATGAAACAGTACATGTGCGAGAAAGCAGAGGATGACAGCAACAAAGTGGTATGCTTAACGGTACATCGGTTTTTTCGAAA GATTCGAGGTGGTCTAGAGGAAGTGCAACCATTGAATGGATTAGTTGGATTAGAGGTTGAATAG
- the iec3 gene encoding Ino80 complex subunit Iec3, with translation MASVKSFKRKYLKLRKSFDVVLQETDEIEQKIADISQVYRRILMENTHLTDLLLDMNKTTLSTPPASSPGSPNWQANAVPRIDFLEDTSVAYSLEKPIASTHKWLSGLTAHSKSNNSLLSVGSSNTFSKPTPSLPAQSSPAPASTPINPSSLWKQKRKRTADSPSERRSRKRSS, from the exons atgGCTTCCGTAAAGTCAtttaaaaggaaatatcTGAAATTGAGAAAATCTTTTGATGTTGTCCTTCAGGAAACCGATGAAATTGAACAGAAAATAGCAGACATCTCACAAGTTTACCGTCGAATTTTGATGGAAAATAC GCATTTAACCGATTTACTTTTGGACATGAACAAGACAACATTGTCTACACCTCCAGCTAGTTCTCCCGGATCCCCGAATTGGCAAGCAAATGCTGTGCCTCGTATTGATTTTTTAGAAGATACGTCCGTTGCTTATAGTTTAGAAAAGCCAATCGCCAGTACCCATAAGTGGCTATCTGGCTTAACAGCCCACTCCAAGTCCAACAATTCACTCTTGTCAGTTGGGAGCTCAAATACCTTCTCTAAACCAACCCCAAGCTTGCCGGCTCAGTCATCCCCTGCACCAGCCTCTACACCCATCAATCCTAGCTCTTTATGGAAGCAAAAGCGGAAAAGAACAGCAGACTCACCGTCGGAGCGTCGTTCTAGAAAGAGATCATCTTAA
- the rpa12 gene encoding DNA-directed RNA polymerase complex I TFIIS subunit Rpa12: MSAIGSLVFCSECGNLLESTTAQWTTCDQCQSVYPSSQFANLAVETKSGPNAFPSALKLKHSIVQVDTQKEEAATIDEKCPKCGNDQMTFHTLQLRSADEGSTVFYECPRCGYKFSTNN; this comes from the exons ATGTCAGCCATTGGATCTTTGGTATTTTGCTCTGAATGCGGAAATCTTTTAGAAAGTACTACGGCACAATGGACGACCTGTGATCAATGTCAATCTGTTTATCCCTCTTCGcaatttgcaaatttgGCTGTCGAAACAAAGAGTGGACCCAATGCATTTCCTTCTGCTTTGAAATTAAAACATAGCATTGTCCAAGTGGATACACAAAAGGAGGAGGCTGCAACG ATTGACGAAAAGTGTCCTAAATGCGGTAACGATCAAATGACTTTCCATACCCTACAATTACGAAGTGCTGATGAAGGCTCCACTGTCTTTTATGAATGTCCTAGGTGTGGTTACAAGTTCAGCAcgaataattaa
- the rps1802 gene encoding 40S ribosomal protein S18 produces MSLVPPENFQHILRLLNTNVDGKHKVMYAMTQIKGVGRRYANIVCKKADVDMSKRAGELTTEELERLVTIVQNPTQFKIPTWFLNRQKDINDGKSHQLLSNNVEGKLREDLERLKKIQTHRGLRHALDLRVRGQHTKTTGRRGKTVGVSKKK; encoded by the exons ATGTCTCTTGTTCCACCCGAGAAC TTTCAACACATTCTCCGTCTTCTCAACACCAATGTTGACGGCAAGCATAAGGTCATGTACGCCATGACTCAAATCAAGGGTGTCGGTCGTCGTTACGCCAACATCGTCTGCAAGAAGGCTGATGTAGACATGTCTAAGCGTGCTGGTGAACTTACCACTGAAGAGTTGGAGCGTCTTGTTACCATCGTTCAAAACCCTACTCAATTCAAGATCCCTACTTGGTTCCTTAACCGTCAAAAGGATATTAACGACGGCAAGTCTCACCAATTGCTCTCCAACAACGTTGAGGGTAAACTCCGTGAAGATCTTGAACGTCTTAAGAAGATCCAAACTCACCGTGGTCTTCGTCACGCTCTCGACCTTCGTGTCCGTGGTCAACATACCAAGACTACTGGCCGCCGTGGTAAGACTGTTGGTGTCTCtaagaagaaataa